The Lolium rigidum isolate FL_2022 chromosome 2, APGP_CSIRO_Lrig_0.1, whole genome shotgun sequence genomic interval GGTAGGGGGTACATAGTCCGATTACATAGGTAGAGGttggacctctatttataggctgcatgagccttcactacttagctctacttacaactagagtgttctagagaACACTACATAAGCTAGGGAAAGAACTTCAAATATCCTAGTTACAACTTATACTAGAATACTCTGGAAACCACTACAACACACATAACTAGAGGACCATATTACCTAGAATATAgtagaagtgtgtagaagctagtactagatcttacttatgttttatttttattttattttatatactgTCCCTCATCAATCGGTCATCACAGCCTCGGTGCATCAGCTGTGGAGCAAAATCGGCTTGGTTCTGGCGTCCGCGGATGGCGTTAGCCGCATCCTGTTTCAATCCTGCACCGGTCAAGTAGAGATAAGAGGAATGGCTAAGGGTTATGGCTGGGAGCAAATTGACTATGCAACGAGGGCGTGGTTTTGGGCCGACGTAAACGTGCATTGGTCCTAAAATTCTAGCGTGGTGTGGCAATTCTTTAGCGGCGCTATATATCCTCTTGCGGCTACACTGTTTAGCGGTAATTAGCGGCGCTATATTATTACAAAATATAAACAGAGCTAATGGCCTATTTTATTCTAGCAGCACATAGGTTTAACTGTTTAGGAACGGTGAATCATTTCCAGGTGTTGCATTAGAGAGCCTTGATACAGCGTAAGATGGAAGGAGCAGAATTCAGACGAGAACGGAGAATTCATCCAGAAGTTTCGTAAAGAAACTTTGATTCAATAAGAGATGGTAATTCGTACAGGGTAAGTGACTCCCAATTTGCGGCTACCCTTTGTCATAACACTTGAGcaagtttgaagttttcatgtttATTTCAAATATTAAATGGGAGGTTGCAGGATtaacaaagaaataaaaaaaatgcgTTAACTTCGTGCGTAGTCTTAAAAGTGTCTGAAATTGTTAAATTGGGAATTTGGGATGCTGACTTCTACGTCAAGGTCGATGATGACGTGCATGTCAACTTAGGTGCATTTTATTTCTTCGATATTATAGCCTTCTTTTGGAGAAAAAAACCAACCTAGGTCTATTTATCACCTTTTATCGGTATGTTTTACATGGAAAAAACAGTAATGTTTGCCACAACCCTTGCTCATCATAAATCGAAACCAAGAACTTGCATAGGCTGCATGAAGTTGGGTCCAGTTCTTGCTGACAAGTAATGCCAACTAAACTTTCTTGAAATTAAATGCTAGCTTGAGGTACAAACTACAAATTTCCTGCTTGAATCTGCTCCTGTCATGTAGGAACTTGAAGTACCATGAACCTGAGTCCTGGAAATTTGGGGATGATGGAAACAAGTACTTCCACCATGCTACGAGACAGATATATGCCATCTCAAAAGACCTTCCGACCTATATCTCAATAAATCAGTGTTTTGTCGATGGTCATATATTGTAAAATAATCCCCTGGATACAAATGAAGTAAATCTAATGGTTCCTATGATCTTTGGCATGCCTATCTTACACAAGTATGCAAATGAAGATGTATCACTCGGGTCGTGGTTTATTGGTTTAGAGGTTAATCATATAGATGAAAGGAACATGTGCTATGGAACTCCACCAGGTATGTCTGCTTCCTCACCGCTGAACAACCCTTATCATACACTTCTCTAACTTTTCTTTACCCTTATCATGCACTTCGCTGGCCTCTCCTAATTGTGCATCAACACTTCTGCAGATTGCGAGTGGAAAGGGCAAGCTGGCAATGTTTGTGTTGCATCCTTTGATTGGAGCTGTAGCGGCATACGCAAGTCCGTCGAGAGGCTCAAGGATGTACTTGCTCAATGAGGTGAAGGCGATTCTTCTGTTTTGAGTGCTCTCATCTAGCGAATACCCTCCCCGAACGTAAATATGTAGCATGCTCTGTACACCTTGACGATCGTGCCTCGGTCTCGGTGGCTGCAACTGAAATTGCACAATACGGGTCCTAACTGATGGACTCGAGCTTTGGTAGTTGAAGTTCGGCTTAAGGCAACACGTGTAGTGTAGATGATACTTGTTGGGTTGCTGAGATGTGAATTGCTTTATGTTACCATCAGTGACCCCGGTAGTGTTAGAAGAGAGACCAAAGTAGGTTTGGGTGCTGAGATTTTGCATCTTACATGTAGCAGGGGTGAGTTTCTCAGCTGCTCTGCAACAAATTAGAGATCGTGTAAAAACATATAATGCAATTTTTTGGTCAATTTTTGTGCAACTTCCTGTTGTTATTTTTCGCACAAAcaccaagtgcttgtttgaaacggCTTAATTATGTTCGTATTCATATATGAAATTTGTAATGCTAAACCCACATATGCCGCTACAAAGTTTTTCTTTTTAATATATATAAATTCTTGGTTTGTCTCATTTTCGTGGGATTCCTAATTATTTTTGAacctcatgttttctttatttgaaaGTCCTATCAACGTGCGGCATACCCTACAAATTAGTTTAGTTTCTGGTTCCTGCATGGTCCAACAATTTTTACAAAGAAGTTTTGCATCTAGAGAAAGAAACAATTTTGATTGCTTGAAAAAACAATACATTGCCTTTGTCAGATAGGAAACCGAGATTCATCATCTGCATGGGAATT includes:
- the LOC124690461 gene encoding beta-1,6-galactosyltransferase GALT31A-like — its product is MVILLKVSEIVKLGIWDADFYVKVDDDVHVNLVMFATTLAHHKSKPRTCIGCMKLGPVLADKNLKYHEPESWKFGDDGNKYFHHATRQIYAISKDLPTYISINQSILHKYANEDVSLGSWFIGLEVNHIDERNMCYGTPPDCEWKGQAGNVCVVSFDWSCSGICKSVERLKDVHARCDEGDSSVWSALI